One genomic window of Clostridioides sp. ES-S-0054-01 includes the following:
- the dut gene encoding dUTP diphosphatase yields MYNLKVKKLSDDAIIPNFAHKGDAGMDLYSIEEVVIPSGETKLIKTGICIELPAMTEAQVRPRSGLALKHSITVLNTPGTIDEGYRGELKIILINHGKNDFKVEKHMKIAQMIVKPIYDINIEEVKELSDSERGKGGFGSTGF; encoded by the coding sequence ATGTACAATTTGAAAGTAAAAAAACTAAGTGATGATGCTATAATACCTAATTTCGCTCATAAAGGTGATGCTGGTATGGATTTGTATTCTATAGAAGAGGTTGTAATACCTTCTGGAGAGACTAAACTTATTAAAACTGGAATATGTATAGAGCTTCCTGCTATGACAGAAGCACAGGTAAGACCTAGAAGTGGGCTTGCCTTAAAACATTCTATTACTGTGTTAAATACACCAGGAACTATTGATGAAGGATATAGAGGAGAGCTTAAGATTATATTAATAAATCATGGGAAAAATGATTTTAAGGTTGAAAAGCATATGAAAATTGCTCAAATGATAGTAAAACCTATCTATGATATTAACATAGAAGAAGTAAAAGAATTAAGTGACTCTGAAAGAGGAAAAGGTGGGTTTGGCTCAACTGGATTTTAA
- a CDS encoding MarR family transcriptional regulator, whose amino-acid sequence MDNNKILKIADSFLDFLFVLENNIFKESDLLKKFQNNSDIMKAYFEECPMAPSHAKVILYLMTSNSSSISQIASNLGILKSNMTPIIDRLVEHGLVNKFPDPKDRRILRVELTDKAFELFDAVKAIFKESLVKKLSNLSDEELTLLDEHTLKLSEIVKKLG is encoded by the coding sequence ATGGATAACAACAAGATACTTAAAATAGCGGACTCTTTTTTAGACTTTTTATTTGTACTTGAGAATAATATATTTAAAGAAAGTGATTTGTTAAAAAAATTTCAAAATAACTCGGATATAATGAAAGCGTATTTTGAAGAATGTCCAATGGCTCCATCGCATGCTAAGGTAATTCTTTATCTTATGACATCGAATTCATCATCAATCTCTCAAATAGCTTCTAATTTAGGAATTTTAAAATCAAACATGACACCGATTATTGATAGATTAGTGGAACATGGTTTAGTCAATAAATTTCCTGATCCAAAAGATAGAAGAATTCTTAGAGTTGAATTAACAGATAAGGCATTTGAATTATTTGATGCGGTAAAAGCCATTTTCAAAGAATCTCTAGTAAAAAAATTATCGAATCTTTCTGATGAAGAGCTAACTTTATTGGATGAACATACACTAAAGTTATCAGAAATAGTAAAGAAATTAGGTTAG
- a CDS encoding efflux RND transporter permease subunit, producing the protein MNLTHTSVKRPLTIIMVFLVLIVFGGIGYKKMSINLMPDIEIPVVMVMTTWTGAGPQDVDEQISQKVDESLSAVSNVKSTISSSQESVSMVVAQFEFGTNLDEIMNDVRSKVDALQTSLPDDSAKPTVLKLDMNAQAIGQLVISGGNENSSQALRKYAEDVIQPKIESIDGVTSADLKGGEKAQINVIADPAVLSNYGVSLSTIKGILSSSNKTFPYGSITQGEDKIVLRAIDKLESLEDIKQIQIPVKGGNTVRLDNLCSVDYGYADKDSIYRYNGKDSLVIDISKQQDANTVKVMQSAYKYVDELNKENPQFKIKIANDTSSYISESINSVMSNLLISAVIAFIVIFAFLKSVRASLVVAVAIPISIIGAIAILYFTGESLNLITASSLVISVGMVVDNATVVIENIFKYRKSGRLSLDDCAIEGTRTVTNAILASTLTTIAIFLPIMFTEGIAKITFGALGKTLIASLAFSFIGAITLVPSVFAKLSRGKNSQKMQEKDSPIFDKVSEAYKKLLSVCLRHQRLVVISSLLIFVASLFGMGFIGMDFMPAADKGELSISIELPKGLSLEYNDYYVSMTEKKVSDIPEVKTLITTLTSDSNNNIANIAIELESQKNRKRTTDEIEKEIIDRVATVPDCKINVSQNSSVMGGAGGADFTLEMKGPDLDVLKILGKEAEKEFSSIKGFRNVETSLADTTQEAQFTIDKHKAQEYGVNTTEIAGLLRTAINGDSVTTATIDDYKVDVNLKFKADSIDNLEDIKQLKVNSATGKEVPLGAFSDIKMADGLQSISRTDGDFSVNITATLDNLDAGTATKLALEKTNKMVIPKDYSIGVGGETEMMNESMASLGFSMVIAIALVYMVMVAQFESFSKPFIIMFCVPFAFVGVVLSLLVSGQSLSTVGMLGIILLIGIVVNNGIVLIDYIEQLRKANRNNDLIGLVSIGCAARLRPVLMTTATTILGMLPTALSLGEGGETMQPLAIVIMGGLTVSTLITLVLIPTIYLIFDKWENKFSGKMPKIFGKITDKIGSIKRKIIKKPKLKAKV; encoded by the coding sequence ATGAATTTAACACATACTTCCGTTAAACGTCCTCTCACAATCATAATGGTCTTTTTAGTATTAATAGTTTTTGGTGGTATTGGATATAAGAAAATGTCAATAAACCTAATGCCTGATATAGAAATACCGGTTGTAATGGTTATGACTACTTGGACAGGTGCTGGTCCTCAAGACGTCGATGAACAAATTAGTCAAAAAGTTGACGAAAGTTTATCAGCTGTTTCAAATGTAAAATCTACTATATCAAGTTCACAAGAAAGTGTTTCTATGGTAGTGGCTCAATTTGAATTTGGAACTAATTTAGATGAGATAATGAATGATGTTAGGTCTAAAGTTGATGCATTGCAGACTAGCCTTCCAGATGATTCAGCTAAACCAACAGTTCTAAAATTAGATATGAATGCACAAGCTATAGGTCAGCTTGTTATATCTGGAGGAAATGAAAATAGTTCACAGGCATTAAGAAAATATGCTGAGGATGTAATTCAACCTAAAATAGAATCTATAGATGGTGTTACATCAGCAGACCTTAAAGGTGGAGAAAAAGCACAAATTAATGTAATAGCTGACCCAGCGGTTCTTTCAAATTATGGAGTCAGTTTATCAACTATAAAGGGCATTTTATCATCTAGTAATAAAACATTCCCTTATGGTTCAATTACTCAAGGTGAGGATAAAATAGTTCTAAGAGCAATTGATAAACTAGAATCTTTAGAGGACATAAAACAGATTCAAATTCCTGTAAAGGGAGGAAATACAGTTAGATTAGATAATCTTTGTAGTGTAGATTATGGATACGCAGACAAAGACAGTATTTATAGATACAATGGAAAAGACAGTTTAGTAATTGATATTTCTAAACAACAGGATGCCAATACTGTAAAAGTTATGCAAAGTGCATATAAATATGTGGATGAATTGAATAAAGAAAATCCTCAATTTAAAATTAAAATTGCTAACGATACAAGTTCATACATAAGCGAATCAATAAACAGTGTAATGAGCAACTTACTTATAAGTGCTGTTATTGCATTTATTGTAATATTTGCTTTCCTAAAAAGTGTAAGAGCTTCACTAGTTGTTGCAGTTGCAATACCAATTTCTATAATAGGTGCTATAGCAATTCTCTACTTTACTGGTGAAAGTTTAAACCTTATTACTGCAAGTTCATTGGTAATTTCAGTTGGTATGGTTGTTGATAATGCTACAGTTGTAATTGAAAATATATTTAAATATAGGAAAAGTGGTAGGTTAAGTCTTGACGATTGTGCTATTGAGGGAACAAGAACTGTAACCAATGCAATACTTGCATCGACATTGACTACTATAGCAATATTCTTGCCTATTATGTTTACAGAAGGTATAGCCAAAATAACCTTTGGAGCATTGGGTAAAACACTAATAGCTTCCCTAGCCTTCTCTTTTATAGGTGCAATTACACTTGTTCCTAGTGTATTTGCAAAATTAAGTAGAGGAAAAAATAGCCAAAAGATGCAAGAAAAAGATAGCCCTATATTTGATAAGGTAAGTGAAGCATATAAAAAATTATTAAGTGTATGTTTGAGACATCAACGTTTAGTTGTAATATCAAGTTTACTTATTTTTGTAGCTTCCCTATTTGGAATGGGATTCATAGGTATGGACTTTATGCCTGCTGCAGACAAGGGAGAATTATCTATTTCTATAGAACTTCCAAAAGGTCTTAGCCTAGAATACAATGATTATTATGTATCTATGACCGAGAAAAAAGTTTCAGATATTCCAGAAGTTAAAACTTTAATAACAACTTTAACATCAGATTCAAACAATAATATAGCAAATATAGCAATTGAATTAGAATCTCAAAAAAATAGAAAAAGGACTACTGATGAAATAGAAAAAGAGATAATTGATAGGGTTGCTACTGTGCCAGATTGTAAAATAAACGTAAGTCAAAACAGTAGTGTTATGGGTGGAGCTGGAGGAGCAGACTTCACATTAGAAATGAAAGGTCCTGATTTAGATGTATTGAAGATATTAGGAAAAGAAGCTGAAAAAGAATTTAGTTCTATAAAAGGATTTAGAAACGTTGAAACGTCTCTTGCAGATACAACACAAGAGGCTCAATTTACAATAGACAAACACAAAGCTCAGGAATATGGTGTAAATACTACTGAAATTGCAGGATTATTACGTACAGCAATAAATGGTGATTCAGTTACTACTGCCACAATTGATGATTACAAGGTCGATGTAAATCTAAAATTTAAAGCAGATAGTATTGATAATCTAGAAGATATTAAACAATTAAAAGTAAATTCGGCAACTGGAAAAGAAGTTCCTCTTGGGGCTTTTTCAGACATAAAAATGGCAGATGGTTTACAATCTATATCTAGAACTGATGGAGACTTTTCTGTAAATATAACTGCTACACTTGACAATTTAGATGCTGGTACTGCTACAAAACTAGCATTAGAGAAAACGAACAAAATGGTAATTCCTAAAGATTACTCTATAGGTGTTGGTGGTGAAACAGAGATGATGAATGAATCTATGGCGAGTCTTGGATTTTCAATGGTCATAGCTATAGCATTAGTTTATATGGTAATGGTAGCTCAGTTTGAATCATTTAGTAAACCATTTATAATTATGTTCTGTGTTCCATTTGCATTTGTTGGAGTTGTACTTTCTCTTCTAGTTAGTGGTCAAAGTTTAAGTACTGTCGGTATGCTAGGTATAATCTTACTTATAGGTATCGTTGTTAATAATGGTATAGTTCTTATTGACTACATAGAGCAACTTAGAAAAGCAAATCGTAATAATGATTTAATTGGTTTGGTTTCAATTGGTTGTGCAGCAAGATTAAGACCAGTTCTAATGACTACAGCAACAACAATTTTAGGTATGTTACCAACAGCACTATCTCTTGGTGAAGGTGGGGAGACAATGCAACCACTAGCTATAGTTATAATGGGTGGTCTAACTGTATCTACACTTATAACTTTGGTACTTATACCTACTATATACTTAATATTTGATAAATGGGAAAATAAGTTTTCAGGCAAAATGCCTAAAATATTTGGTAAGATAACAGATAAAATAGGAAGTATAAAGCGCAAGATAATAAAGAAACCAAAATTGAAAGCTAAAGTTTAA
- a CDS encoding spore coat protein CotJB translates to MKDSSRAELMRKIQETSFACVDMNLYLDNHPNDKNAINTYNSLCNQFAQARYAYENKYGPLTNFGYAPSRCPWQWADQPWPWDREFNY, encoded by the coding sequence ATGAAAGATTCATCTAGAGCTGAACTTATGAGAAAAATTCAGGAGACATCTTTTGCATGTGTTGATATGAACTTATATTTAGACAATCATCCTAACGATAAAAATGCTATCAACACTTACAATTCATTATGTAATCAATTTGCGCAAGCTAGATATGCTTACGAAAATAAATACGGTCCTTTAACTAACTTTGGGTATGCTCCAAGTAGATGCCCTTGGCAATGGGCTGACCAACCTTGGCCTTGGGACAGAGAATTTAATTATTAG
- a CDS encoding type IA DNA topoisomerase: protein MKLVLAEKPSVAKTIASFLGAKTRQDGYFEGNDYIITYAVGHLVSLYDMKDYDKDKYSGSWKMNNFPFVPEDKFKFKIDSSKTKQFNTVKKLLNRKDVEYVINATDNDREGELIAFLIFLLAKNKKPVKRILVNEWTPEDITRGIKNLKDEDEMRNLQAAGYTRLITDWLIGINFTSVATLKYGNGKLLNIGRVILPTVKLVYDRDMEILNFVPKTYYEIEGHFKAETGEYKGKYVKGKESKFDTLEDANKIIASITSETGKILDKKVTMSKEYAPKLFSLTSLQGYITSKYSSFTSDKVLNVCQSLYEGNGKGGYITYPRTDSIFLEESLASKASQTLDKLKVGLEYENKIKFSKTKRVFDSSKVDSHSAITPTYIIPKSLSKDEQLVYDTIKDRFIANFMPPAEYENTEIKTEVDNCTFLTKGKVLKSKGYLEVYNKEEKNDLLPLVNKDDIVDVLEIKPLTKQTTPPKPYTEDTLLKAMKNCGKNVPEKDTTVLSGYSIGTSATRADVLNKINQVGYVKKKGKSYSITDLGKNLVEIFPVKDLFDVDYTGKLEKSLSDIQKGKYTRKEYLTNIISFIYQNVNIIKQDASKNINTEAYTFDSKTKKFTKTKEKKQKKDVTNAEKEVGISKDSDIKKEGRNNDENQSLGKCPICQGDVLEFDKGFACKNHKECKFVIWKNDKYLSLYKKKVNKTMVKNILKKGETRVKSLTAKNGNKFDATLKYNKNPDTGYFNWKIEFDN from the coding sequence ATGAAACTTGTACTTGCTGAGAAACCATCTGTGGCAAAAACTATAGCATCATTTTTAGGTGCAAAGACCAGACAAGATGGCTACTTTGAAGGAAATGATTATATAATTACTTATGCGGTTGGACACTTAGTATCATTATATGATATGAAGGATTATGATAAAGATAAATATTCTGGATCTTGGAAAATGAATAATTTTCCATTTGTTCCTGAAGATAAGTTTAAATTTAAAATTGATAGTTCTAAAACCAAACAATTCAACACTGTAAAAAAGCTTTTGAATAGAAAAGATGTGGAATATGTAATAAATGCTACTGATAATGACCGAGAAGGAGAACTTATAGCATTTTTAATATTTTTACTTGCAAAAAATAAAAAACCAGTAAAAAGAATCTTGGTAAATGAATGGACACCAGAAGATATTACAAGAGGTATAAAAAACTTAAAAGACGAAGATGAGATGAGAAATCTTCAAGCTGCTGGATATACAAGGCTCATTACTGACTGGTTGATTGGAATAAATTTCACTTCTGTTGCTACATTAAAATATGGAAATGGAAAATTATTAAATATAGGTAGAGTAATTCTTCCAACAGTTAAATTAGTCTATGATAGAGATATGGAAATACTAAATTTCGTTCCTAAAACTTATTATGAAATAGAAGGTCATTTTAAAGCTGAAACTGGTGAATATAAAGGTAAATATGTTAAGGGCAAAGAAAGTAAATTTGATACACTTGAAGATGCAAATAAAATTATAGCTTCAATTACGTCTGAAACTGGTAAAATACTAGATAAAAAAGTTACTATGTCAAAAGAATATGCACCAAAACTTTTTAGTTTGACATCACTTCAAGGATATATAACTTCTAAGTATTCGAGTTTTACATCTGACAAGGTTTTAAACGTCTGTCAATCTCTTTATGAGGGGAATGGTAAGGGTGGATATATAACTTACCCTAGAACTGATTCTATTTTCTTGGAAGAAAGTTTGGCTTCAAAAGCTTCTCAAACTCTAGACAAACTAAAGGTTGGTCTTGAATACGAAAATAAAATTAAGTTTTCTAAAACTAAAAGGGTCTTTGATTCTTCTAAGGTAGACTCTCATAGTGCTATAACCCCAACTTATATAATTCCCAAAAGCTTATCTAAGGATGAACAATTAGTTTATGATACTATAAAAGATAGGTTTATAGCAAACTTTATGCCTCCTGCTGAATATGAGAACACAGAAATTAAGACTGAAGTAGATAATTGTACTTTTTTAACAAAAGGTAAGGTACTTAAATCAAAAGGATATCTTGAAGTATATAATAAGGAAGAAAAAAACGATTTACTTCCACTTGTGAATAAAGATGATATTGTAGATGTATTAGAAATAAAACCACTAACTAAGCAAACTACTCCACCTAAGCCATATACTGAGGACACCCTTTTAAAAGCTATGAAAAATTGTGGCAAAAATGTGCCTGAAAAAGATACAACAGTGCTGTCTGGATATTCAATTGGAACATCAGCCACACGTGCTGATGTATTAAATAAGATAAATCAAGTAGGATATGTAAAGAAAAAAGGAAAATCTTATTCTATAACAGACCTTGGAAAAAATTTAGTTGAAATTTTTCCTGTTAAAGACTTATTTGATGTAGATTATACTGGAAAACTTGAAAAAAGCTTGAGCGATATTCAAAAAGGAAAATACACTAGAAAAGAATATCTTACTAATATAATTAGTTTTATATATCAAAATGTAAATATTATAAAACAAGACGCTTCAAAAAATATAAACACAGAAGCATATACTTTTGATTCAAAAACTAAAAAATTTACCAAAACAAAAGAAAAAAAACAGAAAAAAGATGTGACTAATGCTGAAAAAGAAGTTGGTATATCAAAAGATTCTGACATCAAAAAAGAAGGTAGAAATAATGATGAAAATCAATCCCTTGGTAAATGTCCTATTTGTCAAGGTGATGTACTTGAATTTGATAAAGGATTTGCTTGTAAAAATCACAAAGAATGTAAATTTGTTATTTGGAAAAATGATAAGTACTTAAGTCTTTATAAAAAGAAAGTTAACAAAACAATGGTCAAAAATATTTTAAAAAAAGGTGAAACAAGAGTAAAATCTTTAACTGCTAAAAACGGTAATAAATTTGATGCTACATTAAAATATAATAAAAACCCAGATACTGGCTATTTTAATTGGAAAATAGAGTTTGATAACTAA
- a CDS encoding SH3 domain-containing protein, which translates to MNFNQKRIAASIMATAIIMPTMGNLAYANESEVESVSMESRTITGNAVNFRKGPGTNHESMGKLYKGDKVEYVGKDGSWVKVKYNGNTGYVHGNYVAINNLGNSNESNDASVKSTKVVTAKGLNFRTGPSTSSSKISTLGYGTEVGYISESNGWSKISSNGRVGYVSSKYLGTSVNDSTNENDVNSSNDLVKDTKVVTAKSLNLRTGPGTGHSKVSTLSYGTEVGSISENGGWTKVSHDNQTGYVSSQYLAEKGSVDTSTPADSTNSPSQGADSVISFAKTLLGKPYVWGAEGPNSFDCSGFTQYVMKKSAGVSIPRVSRDQSKYGTYVNRGDLRSGDLIFFDTQGSNNGSVSHVGIYMGNGDMIHASSGSSKKVTISNINSSYYSSRYVNARRVL; encoded by the coding sequence ATGAATTTTAATCAAAAGAGGATAGCAGCCAGTATAATGGCAACTGCGATAATAATGCCTACCATGGGTAACTTAGCATATGCTAATGAGTCCGAAGTAGAAAGTGTAAGCATGGAAAGCAGAACAATAACAGGGAATGCGGTAAATTTTAGAAAAGGACCAGGTACAAACCATGAATCAATGGGGAAACTTTACAAAGGTGATAAAGTTGAGTACGTAGGAAAAGATGGTTCTTGGGTAAAAGTTAAATATAATGGAAACACAGGTTATGTGCATGGGAATTATGTAGCAATAAATAACCTTGGAAATAGTAATGAAAGTAACGATGCTTCAGTTAAGTCAACAAAAGTTGTAACAGCAAAGGGATTAAATTTTAGAACAGGGCCAAGTACAAGTAGTTCTAAAATATCTACACTAGGATACGGGACTGAAGTTGGATACATATCTGAGTCAAATGGATGGTCAAAAATAAGTTCTAATGGTAGAGTGGGTTATGTTTCAAGTAAATATTTAGGAACTAGTGTAAATGACTCTACAAATGAAAATGATGTAAACAGTTCAAATGACCTTGTAAAAGATACAAAGGTTGTAACAGCAAAGTCATTGAACCTTAGAACAGGACCAGGTACAGGTCATTCTAAAGTATCTACATTAAGCTATGGTACTGAAGTTGGAAGCATTTCTGAAAATGGAGGATGGACAAAAGTAAGTCATGACAATCAAACAGGATACGTGTCAAGTCAATATCTTGCTGAAAAAGGTTCTGTTGATACTTCAACTCCAGCTGATTCAACTAATTCTCCAAGTCAGGGAGCTGACAGTGTAATAAGTTTTGCAAAAACACTACTTGGAAAACCATATGTATGGGGAGCAGAAGGTCCAAATAGTTTTGACTGTTCTGGATTCACACAATACGTTATGAAAAAATCTGCAGGAGTTAGTATACCAAGAGTATCGAGAGACCAAAGCAAGTATGGAACATATGTAAATAGAGGAGACCTTAGAAGTGGAGATTTAATATTTTTTGATACACAAGGTTCAAACAATGGTTCTGTAAGTCATGTTGGAATATATATGGGAAATGGAGATATGATACATGCATCTTCAGGTTCATCAAAAAAGGTAACAATATCTAATATAAATAGTAGCTACTATTCAAGTAGATATGTAAACGCAAGAAGAGTTTTATAA
- a CDS encoding efflux RND transporter periplasmic adaptor subunit, which translates to MKRYLIVFLMCSSLFLVGCGKTEESEPEKPIAVSVQKAVGGEIENTNSFSGTTKVKDETAVTAQTVGTVQEVYVKLGQNVRKGDELLSISSPELENSVKQSKAALDLAKASYSSATGGSLEAQVNQAKTALDNAKIQYDESQRNYDNNRVLYDQEVISLDQFKKIVFALKQSRQQLDSAQRAYDTVISKSIPQSKSLAKKQLDQAQVSYNLAMSNLDKLTLTSPVDGTITAKNFDSKEMITQSQPAFIISNPNILEVDLNVAESDIGKFKKDGNVDVIIEGQRVLGKIDYVPSVVDPQTSLYPVKVLVTNTNNKFKAGMSAQVNLIVEKENGAVTVPKKAIFEENGKKYVYITNKDNIAKKKLVQTGIVTEDKTEIKSGVSDKDTVIIGGISLISDGTKIFPVEKEN; encoded by the coding sequence ATGAAAAGATATTTAATAGTTTTCTTAATGTGTAGTTCACTGTTTTTAGTTGGATGTGGAAAAACAGAAGAATCTGAACCTGAGAAACCAATAGCAGTCTCTGTTCAAAAAGCAGTAGGTGGAGAAATTGAAAACACAAATTCTTTCTCAGGAACTACAAAGGTTAAAGATGAAACAGCTGTTACTGCACAGACTGTTGGCACAGTTCAAGAAGTTTATGTAAAACTTGGGCAAAATGTAAGAAAAGGAGATGAATTATTGAGCATAAGCAGTCCAGAGCTAGAAAATAGTGTAAAACAGAGTAAGGCAGCACTAGATTTAGCAAAAGCAAGTTATTCAAGTGCCACTGGTGGCTCATTAGAAGCTCAGGTAAATCAAGCAAAAACAGCTCTTGATAATGCAAAGATTCAATATGACGAATCTCAAAGAAATTATGACAATAATAGGGTTCTTTATGATCAGGAAGTAATTAGTTTAGACCAATTTAAAAAGATAGTATTTGCTTTGAAACAATCAAGGCAACAACTAGATTCTGCTCAAAGAGCATATGATACAGTAATTTCAAAAAGTATACCTCAATCTAAATCACTTGCTAAAAAACAACTTGATCAGGCTCAAGTATCATATAATTTAGCAATGAGTAACTTAGATAAATTAACATTAACATCTCCAGTAGATGGTACAATAACGGCTAAAAACTTTGATTCAAAAGAAATGATAACACAATCACAGCCAGCTTTTATTATTTCTAATCCTAATATATTAGAAGTTGATTTAAATGTGGCAGAATCAGATATAGGTAAATTTAAGAAGGATGGAAATGTAGATGTTATAATTGAGGGCCAAAGAGTTCTAGGAAAAATAGATTATGTACCCTCAGTAGTTGACCCTCAGACGTCTTTATATCCTGTTAAAGTACTTGTTACTAATACAAACAACAAGTTTAAAGCAGGAATGTCTGCTCAAGTAAACTTAATTGTCGAAAAAGAAAATGGTGCTGTTACAGTGCCTAAAAAGGCTATATTTGAAGAAAATGGAAAGAAATATGTATACATAACAAACAAAGATAATATAGCAAAGAAAAAATTAGTTCAAACTGGAATTGTAACAGAGGATAAAACAGAAATTAAAAGTGGTGTGAGTGATAAAGATACAGTGATTATTGGAGGGATAAGTCTTATTTCTGATGGAACTAAGATATTTCCTGTAGAAAAGGAGAATTAG
- a CDS encoding manganese catalase family protein, producing the protein MWIYQKTIQHPVNIKTCDPRMAKFLITQFGGPNGELAASLRYLSQRYTMPTGNMRALLTDIGTEELAHVEVICAMVYQLTSDASPEELKAAGLGSNYAQNGYGLYPTDSNGVPFDVRPIAVMSNPVTDLHEDMAAEQKALATYYQLINLTDDVDVINVLKFLGQREIIHYQRFGEALMDAYELEESQKIF; encoded by the coding sequence ATGTGGATATATCAGAAAACTATACAACACCCAGTTAATATAAAAACTTGCGACCCTAGAATGGCTAAATTTCTTATAACTCAATTTGGTGGACCAAATGGAGAACTTGCTGCATCATTGAGATATTTAAGCCAAAGATATACAATGCCTACTGGTAATATGCGTGCACTTTTAACAGATATTGGTACAGAGGAACTAGCTCACGTTGAGGTTATCTGTGCTATGGTTTATCAGTTGACTTCTGATGCAAGCCCTGAAGAACTAAAAGCTGCAGGTCTTGGTTCAAATTATGCTCAAAATGGATATGGACTTTATCCAACAGATTCAAATGGTGTTCCATTTGATGTAAGACCTATTGCAGTTATGTCAAACCCTGTAACTGATTTACATGAGGATATGGCAGCTGAACAAAAGGCACTTGCAACTTATTATCAACTTATAAATCTAACAGATGATGTTGATGTTATAAATGTACTAAAATTCTTAGGTCAAAGGGAAATAATTCACTATCAGAGATTTGGAGAAGCTTTAATGGACGCTTATGAGTTAGAAGAATCTCAAAAAATATTCTAA